One window of the Hippocampus zosterae strain Florida chromosome 8, ASM2543408v3, whole genome shotgun sequence genome contains the following:
- the LOC127605709 gene encoding transmembrane protein 69-like yields the protein MLSVKLRKSIVTAQKLLHLARPTPKCWPLALIKVPDGGSDLQHVSRPSFARPPTEWPRDSWDKYCPGVSASVRTGLFSSTQFHALVFIARNQYFHTSVVRLKKRQQTEPPPRELDLLRYDMKDFWKSPKPALWLGFAGLIPFVAPPLFMGVTESYLPEFAYTQLAYSVSIVSFLGGARWGYALPESSPAKPDWINLSNSVVPSLLAWVTMLMADSIVPAVTMVIMALGISLHYDLSLLPTYPSWFKALRAVLTIVAFFSLVGTLVAYGMYPEKNFFSE from the exons ATGCTGTCTGTTAAGTTACGAAAAAGCATAGTAACTGCCCAGAAG CTGTTGCACTTGGCACGACCCACACCAAAATGTTGGCCATTGGCACTTATCAAGGTTCCTGATGGTGGATCAGATCTTCAACATGTCAGCCGGCCCTCCTTCGCCAGGCCACCAACAGAATGGCCTCGGGATTCCTGGGACAAGTATTGTCCTGGTGTCAGTGCATCTGTGAGGACCGGGCTCTTTTCGAGCACCCAATTTCATGCACTGGTTTTTATTGCGAGGAATCAATATTTCCATACATCTGTTGTGAGGCTCAAGAAGCGACAACAAACTGAACCTCCTCCCAGAGAGCTGGACCTGCTGCGCTATGATATGAAAGACTTTTGGAAGAGTCCCAAACCAGCTCTGTGGCTTGGGTTTGCAGGACTGATCCCCTTTGTTGCCCCCCCTCTCTTCATGGGTGTCACTGAAAGTTACCTTCCCGAGTTTGCCTATACTCAGTTGGCTTACAGCGTCTCCATTGTTTCCTTCCTGGGCGGCGCTCGTTGGGGGTACGCCCTACCTGAGAGCAGCCCGGCCAAACCTGACTGGATAAACCTAAGCAACAGTGTGGTTCCTTCACTCTTAGCTTGGGTTACCATGCTCATGGCTGACAGCATTGTTCCTGCAGTGACCATGGTTATCATGGCGCTGGGAATCTCGCTTCACTATGATCTGTCACTGCTACCCACTTACCCAAGCTGGTTTAAAGCACTGCGTGCGGTCTTGACAATTGTGGCGTTTTTCTCCCTAGTTGGTACCCTCGTTGCATATGGAATGTACCCagagaagaattttttttcagagtaa